Proteins encoded in a region of the Canis lupus familiaris isolate Mischka breed German Shepherd chromosome 1, alternate assembly UU_Cfam_GSD_1.0, whole genome shotgun sequence genome:
- the ZNF382 gene encoding zinc finger protein 382 isoform X2: protein MPLQGSVSFKDVTVDFTQEEWQQLDPAQKALYRDVMLENYCHLISVGFHMTKPDMIRKLEQGEELWTTERIFPSQSYLEEDGKTEDVLVKFKEYQDRHSRSVIFINHKRLIKERSNIFGKTFTVGKNRIISKTTLREYKSDGKVLKNISELVSRNISPVRDKFAGESNGWEKSFINTKNEKIHSTVNLYKQTERSLSSKQELIQHQKVPTSEQSLDDNECEKSFLMKGMLFTHTRAHRGEKPFEYNKDGIALIEKSNLNAHSQTLIEKKPHAYSKYGKFLCRKSIFIMHQRSQTEEKPFQCPYCGNSFRRKSYLIEHQRIHTGEKPYVCNQCGKAFRQKTALTLHEKTHIEGKPYICIDCGKSFRQKATLTRHHKTHTGEKAYECTQCGSAFRKKSYLIDHQRTHTGEKPYQCNECGKAFIQKTTLTVHQRTHTGEKPYICSECGKSFCQKTTLTLHQRIHTGEKPYICNECGKSFRQKAILTVHQRIHTGEKSNGCPQCGKAFSRKSNLIRHQKTHTGEKPYECKECGKFFSCKSNLIVHQKTHKVETMGIQ, encoded by the exons ATGCCCTTACAGGGATCAGTGTCATTCAAGGATGTGACTGTGGACTTCACCCAGGAGGAGTGGCAGCAACTGGATCCTGCACAGAAGGCCCTCTACAGGGATGTCATGCTGGAAAACTATTGCCACCTAATCTCTGTTG GGTTTCACATGACTAAGCCTGATATGATCCGCAAGTTGGAACAAGGAGAAGAACTATGGACAACGGAAAGAATTTTTCCAAGTCAAAGCTACCTTG AagaagatgggaaaactgaagatGTTTTAGTGAAGTTCAAAGAATATCAAGACAGGCACTCTAGATCAGTCATATTCATCAACCACAAAAGACTAATTAAGGAAAGAagtaatatttttggaaaaacatttacTGTAGGCAAGAACCGTATTATTTCAAAAACAACACTACGAGAATATAAGTCTGAtggaaaggttttaaaaaatatttcagaattagtCAGTAGAAATATAAGCCCTGTAAGAGACAAATTTGCTGGTGAAAGTAATGGATGGGAGAAATCATTCATCAATACTAAGAATGAGAAAATTCATTCTACGGTGAACCTctataaacaaacagaaaggagTCTGAGTAGTAAACAAGAGCTTATTCAGCATCAGAAGGTTCCAACTTCTGAGCAATCGTTAGATGATAATGAATGTGAAAAATCCTTCCTTATGAAAGGAATGTTATTTACACATACTAGAGCTCACAGAGGAGAAAAACCCTTTGAATACAATAAAGATGGAATAGCCTTAATTGAAAAGTCAAATCTCAATGCCCACTCACAAACTCTTATTGAGAAGAAACCCCATGCATACAGCAAATATGGAAAGTTCCTCTGCAGGAAGTCTATTTTTATCATGCATCAAAGATCTCAAACAGAAGAAAAACCCTTTCAGTGTCCTTACTGTGGGAATAGCTTTAGACGGAAGTCATATCTCATTGAACATCAACGAATTCACACAGGTGAGAAACCTTATGTTTGTAATCAATGTGGGAAAGCTTTCCGTCAAAAGACAGCCCTCACTCTTCATGAGAAAACACATATAGAAGGGAAGCCCTACATCTGTATAGATTGTGGGAAATCCTTCCGGCAGAAGGCAACTCTCACTAGACATCACAAAACACATACAGGGGAGAAAGCCTATGAATGTACTCAATGTGGAAGTGCTTTTAGAAAGAAGTCATACCTCATTGATCATCAGAGaactcacacaggagagaaaccatatcagtgtaatgaatgtgggaaggcATTTATCCAGAAGACAACCCTCACTGTACATCAGAGaactcatacaggagagaaaccctatatttgcagtgaatgtgggaagtCCTTCTGCCAAAAGACAACCCTCACTCTCCATCAAAGAATTCATACAGGGGAAAAACCCTATAtttgtaatgaatgtgggaagtcCTTCCGCCAGAAGGCAATCCTCACTGTTCATCAGAGAATACATACAGGAGAGAAATCCAATGGATGTCCtcagtgtgggaaagcctttagtAGGAAATCAAATCTCATTCGCCACCAGAAaactcacacaggagagaaaccgtatgaatgtaaagaatgtggaaaGTTCTTCAGTTGTAAGTCAAACCTCATTGTACATCAAAAAACTCACAAGGTAGAAACTATGGGAATTCAATAA
- the ZNF382 gene encoding zinc finger protein 382 isoform X3 yields MPQGSVSFKDVTVDFTQEEWQQLDPAQKALYRDVMLENYCHLISVGFHMTKPDMIRKLEQGEELWTTERIFPSQSYLEEDGKTEDVLVKFKEYQDRHSRSVIFINHKRLIKERSNIFGKTFTVGKNRIISKTTLREYKSDGKVLKNISELVSRNISPVRDKFAGESNGWEKSFINTKNEKIHSTVNLYKQTERSLSSKQELIQHQKVPTSEQSLDDNECEKSFLMKGMLFTHTRAHRGEKPFEYNKDGIALIEKSNLNAHSQTLIEKKPHAYSKYGKFLCRKSIFIMHQRSQTEEKPFQCPYCGNSFRRKSYLIEHQRIHTGEKPYVCNQCGKAFRQKTALTLHEKTHIEGKPYICIDCGKSFRQKATLTRHHKTHTGEKAYECTQCGSAFRKKSYLIDHQRTHTGEKPYQCNECGKAFIQKTTLTVHQRTHTGEKPYICSECGKSFCQKTTLTLHQRIHTGEKPYICNECGKSFRQKAILTVHQRIHTGEKSNGCPQCGKAFSRKSNLIRHQKTHTGEKPYECKECGKFFSCKSNLIVHQKTHKVETMGIQ; encoded by the exons GGATCAGTGTCATTCAAGGATGTGACTGTGGACTTCACCCAGGAGGAGTGGCAGCAACTGGATCCTGCACAGAAGGCCCTCTACAGGGATGTCATGCTGGAAAACTATTGCCACCTAATCTCTGTTG GGTTTCACATGACTAAGCCTGATATGATCCGCAAGTTGGAACAAGGAGAAGAACTATGGACAACGGAAAGAATTTTTCCAAGTCAAAGCTACCTTG AagaagatgggaaaactgaagatGTTTTAGTGAAGTTCAAAGAATATCAAGACAGGCACTCTAGATCAGTCATATTCATCAACCACAAAAGACTAATTAAGGAAAGAagtaatatttttggaaaaacatttacTGTAGGCAAGAACCGTATTATTTCAAAAACAACACTACGAGAATATAAGTCTGAtggaaaggttttaaaaaatatttcagaattagtCAGTAGAAATATAAGCCCTGTAAGAGACAAATTTGCTGGTGAAAGTAATGGATGGGAGAAATCATTCATCAATACTAAGAATGAGAAAATTCATTCTACGGTGAACCTctataaacaaacagaaaggagTCTGAGTAGTAAACAAGAGCTTATTCAGCATCAGAAGGTTCCAACTTCTGAGCAATCGTTAGATGATAATGAATGTGAAAAATCCTTCCTTATGAAAGGAATGTTATTTACACATACTAGAGCTCACAGAGGAGAAAAACCCTTTGAATACAATAAAGATGGAATAGCCTTAATTGAAAAGTCAAATCTCAATGCCCACTCACAAACTCTTATTGAGAAGAAACCCCATGCATACAGCAAATATGGAAAGTTCCTCTGCAGGAAGTCTATTTTTATCATGCATCAAAGATCTCAAACAGAAGAAAAACCCTTTCAGTGTCCTTACTGTGGGAATAGCTTTAGACGGAAGTCATATCTCATTGAACATCAACGAATTCACACAGGTGAGAAACCTTATGTTTGTAATCAATGTGGGAAAGCTTTCCGTCAAAAGACAGCCCTCACTCTTCATGAGAAAACACATATAGAAGGGAAGCCCTACATCTGTATAGATTGTGGGAAATCCTTCCGGCAGAAGGCAACTCTCACTAGACATCACAAAACACATACAGGGGAGAAAGCCTATGAATGTACTCAATGTGGAAGTGCTTTTAGAAAGAAGTCATACCTCATTGATCATCAGAGaactcacacaggagagaaaccatatcagtgtaatgaatgtgggaaggcATTTATCCAGAAGACAACCCTCACTGTACATCAGAGaactcatacaggagagaaaccctatatttgcagtgaatgtgggaagtCCTTCTGCCAAAAGACAACCCTCACTCTCCATCAAAGAATTCATACAGGGGAAAAACCCTATAtttgtaatgaatgtgggaagtcCTTCCGCCAGAAGGCAATCCTCACTGTTCATCAGAGAATACATACAGGAGAGAAATCCAATGGATGTCCtcagtgtgggaaagcctttagtAGGAAATCAAATCTCATTCGCCACCAGAAaactcacacaggagagaaaccgtatgaatgtaaagaatgtggaaaGTTCTTCAGTTGTAAGTCAAACCTCATTGTACATCAAAAAACTCACAAGGTAGAAACTATGGGAATTCAATAA
- the ZNF382 gene encoding zinc finger protein 382 isoform X4, with translation MPQEEWQQLDPAQKALYRDVMLENYCHLISVGFHMTKPDMIRKLEQGEELWTTERIFPSQSYLEEDGKTEDVLVKFKEYQDRHSRSVIFINHKRLIKERSNIFGKTFTVGKNRIISKTTLREYKSDGKVLKNISELVSRNISPVRDKFAGESNGWEKSFINTKNEKIHSTVNLYKQTERSLSSKQELIQHQKVPTSEQSLDDNECEKSFLMKGMLFTHTRAHRGEKPFEYNKDGIALIEKSNLNAHSQTLIEKKPHAYSKYGKFLCRKSIFIMHQRSQTEEKPFQCPYCGNSFRRKSYLIEHQRIHTGEKPYVCNQCGKAFRQKTALTLHEKTHIEGKPYICIDCGKSFRQKATLTRHHKTHTGEKAYECTQCGSAFRKKSYLIDHQRTHTGEKPYQCNECGKAFIQKTTLTVHQRTHTGEKPYICSECGKSFCQKTTLTLHQRIHTGEKPYICNECGKSFRQKAILTVHQRIHTGEKSNGCPQCGKAFSRKSNLIRHQKTHTGEKPYECKECGKFFSCKSNLIVHQKTHKVETMGIQ, from the exons GAGGAGTGGCAGCAACTGGATCCTGCACAGAAGGCCCTCTACAGGGATGTCATGCTGGAAAACTATTGCCACCTAATCTCTGTTG GGTTTCACATGACTAAGCCTGATATGATCCGCAAGTTGGAACAAGGAGAAGAACTATGGACAACGGAAAGAATTTTTCCAAGTCAAAGCTACCTTG AagaagatgggaaaactgaagatGTTTTAGTGAAGTTCAAAGAATATCAAGACAGGCACTCTAGATCAGTCATATTCATCAACCACAAAAGACTAATTAAGGAAAGAagtaatatttttggaaaaacatttacTGTAGGCAAGAACCGTATTATTTCAAAAACAACACTACGAGAATATAAGTCTGAtggaaaggttttaaaaaatatttcagaattagtCAGTAGAAATATAAGCCCTGTAAGAGACAAATTTGCTGGTGAAAGTAATGGATGGGAGAAATCATTCATCAATACTAAGAATGAGAAAATTCATTCTACGGTGAACCTctataaacaaacagaaaggagTCTGAGTAGTAAACAAGAGCTTATTCAGCATCAGAAGGTTCCAACTTCTGAGCAATCGTTAGATGATAATGAATGTGAAAAATCCTTCCTTATGAAAGGAATGTTATTTACACATACTAGAGCTCACAGAGGAGAAAAACCCTTTGAATACAATAAAGATGGAATAGCCTTAATTGAAAAGTCAAATCTCAATGCCCACTCACAAACTCTTATTGAGAAGAAACCCCATGCATACAGCAAATATGGAAAGTTCCTCTGCAGGAAGTCTATTTTTATCATGCATCAAAGATCTCAAACAGAAGAAAAACCCTTTCAGTGTCCTTACTGTGGGAATAGCTTTAGACGGAAGTCATATCTCATTGAACATCAACGAATTCACACAGGTGAGAAACCTTATGTTTGTAATCAATGTGGGAAAGCTTTCCGTCAAAAGACAGCCCTCACTCTTCATGAGAAAACACATATAGAAGGGAAGCCCTACATCTGTATAGATTGTGGGAAATCCTTCCGGCAGAAGGCAACTCTCACTAGACATCACAAAACACATACAGGGGAGAAAGCCTATGAATGTACTCAATGTGGAAGTGCTTTTAGAAAGAAGTCATACCTCATTGATCATCAGAGaactcacacaggagagaaaccatatcagtgtaatgaatgtgggaaggcATTTATCCAGAAGACAACCCTCACTGTACATCAGAGaactcatacaggagagaaaccctatatttgcagtgaatgtgggaagtCCTTCTGCCAAAAGACAACCCTCACTCTCCATCAAAGAATTCATACAGGGGAAAAACCCTATAtttgtaatgaatgtgggaagtcCTTCCGCCAGAAGGCAATCCTCACTGTTCATCAGAGAATACATACAGGAGAGAAATCCAATGGATGTCCtcagtgtgggaaagcctttagtAGGAAATCAAATCTCATTCGCCACCAGAAaactcacacaggagagaaaccgtatgaatgtaaagaatgtggaaaGTTCTTCAGTTGTAAGTCAAACCTCATTGTACATCAAAAAACTCACAAGGTAGAAACTATGGGAATTCAATAA